The genomic interval CTAGTTGCTGGACACAATTCCAGGCGCCGCGTTCGCAGGCTAAGTGGAGCAGCGGCTTCTTCACGCGAAAGGGGATCCACGGCTCCTCCATCTTTTGAGTGAGCAGGCTTAGAACGTTGTACTGATCACCGTCGATTGCGTAGAAGAGCGCGTTCTGTAGCTTTGTATTAAGCCGCTCGCTGACGTCGTCCACGTTATTGTGCCACTTGCCGCTCTCTTCACAATTTCTTGTATGGGCGCCAGGAAAACACATCCGTGTGTCCACGTCGATACGTGCGCCATGCCGGAGCAACAACTCCACGCACTCCTCGTAGCCACGCAGAGTGGCGATGTGCAGGGGCAGGGAGCAGGGCGAGCGATTAACGTCCGGGCGGTGGCGATGCAGCAGCCACTTTGTGAGATCGATGTGGTTGAGGCCGACGCTGCGCTGTAAGATGTTGTAGCCATAGTCATCATGCATGGCCAAGATGTTTTCGTTCTTTGGGATCTGGATGAGCAGGCTCTCGAGGGTCTGCAGAGAAACCTTCGGGTTCGCGCGCAGGATGTCGAAAAGCGTCTGTATGGTCTCCTCGGTGGCCTTGGACAGCTTCCCGTCGCGATGCGAGAGGAGTGCGGATCCGGAGCGGAACACCTGGCTCACGGAGCCTCCCATTGCTCTGGCTTCTACCCTTTTCGGCCGCCTAACACTGCACAGTCATGCTAGAATCTCCTGCGACGCAGTTTCCGGGGAAGATCGGTAGACGGGGAAATGCGTATCACTGCCGAAACCGTAAAAATCAATAAGAGCCCTGAAACAACCGCCCAGATCAGCACTGAACAACGGCTGGGAGGAGAGAGGCTGCTCCTATGGCTTCAGTCGCAGAATCCCACATCCCTGTGGCGCGTTTTCAGGCTAGATTCAGCACATCCGGGCATTTCCAATTTATCACAATCACAAAAAACTTTGGGattaaataaagtatattataGTATGGGATTTTTGATATCGGCAATCGATATCAGTTGGTATAGTGTGGTATCGCTTATCGATATCTTGATATCAAATTTTTACAAAGCGCGAAAAAATGTTCTTaaactaaattttatttactgGGCAAATAAAGTGCGTAAATGGGCTACATTTTCACATATTACCTTTATTCAACGAGCTAGAAACTCTGCTTCTTCTCTTCGATATCTGCAAAACAGCTGTAGCGATGTGTAAGCATATCGGCTATCGATGCGTGTGTACAGTGAATACTAGAACTTAGACACTATacgattaaattaaatttgaaaacttcttaacaataaaataatataaataggCGATCAATTGAAATGTCACCAAGTTAAACGTAACTTTGGTTTtagtattaatttttttttgcaatacCAACGTCCTTTATGAAAATCGGTTTGCATTAGCCACTCTTCTCTGTAACTAATTGGCGCCCAAAAAGAAACGAGCGTCTTGGAAGTTCAGTTCGCTCGTAAGAATACCGCCAGAATCATGACCAACCGCCTGGAAACCAAATACGAGAACCTGAGCAGCATTTTCCTGCTTAAGGGACATGACTACCAGAAACAGTTCTGCCACCTGTATGCCCACCGCCTGGCCGAAATGACGCGTCTCCTAACGCCACTGGTCCAGAAAAAGTGGGGCAACAAGGAGCCCATTAAGAAACTGTGTGAGCTGCGGGGCGAACAGGACATACACTGCATCCTGATTGGCACCATCTTCAAGCATCAGGCTCACAAGCCCAGCATCCTTCGAGACATTTCCGAGGAAAATCAGTTGGCGCCGCAGCCGCCAAGACAAAACTACTCGGATCCGGAGGACAAGATTGTTCTGGAGGATGAACTGCAGCGGGTGCGACTTCAGGGTGAGATAAATGGCCAGTTCTTGGCTACCGGAGTTGTGTGCGCTGCCCTCGGCGGAACAGACAGTGACGGATTTTTCAACGTGGAGGATATGCTCTTCTACGAAAGCGGTCCTCAGAAGCCACTGGCCCCTATCAAAACAAGTCGCTTCCTGGTACTGGCCTCTGGGTTGGACCAACTGCAGGCCCACAAATTTGTGGAGGCCTTAAACCTCTTTCAGtactggctggctggcagtCTTGGCAACAGCAAGGAAGCGAGCTCCATGGTGCGTCTTATCGTGGCTGGAAACTCGGTGAGATCCAGTGCCATGGCACATGTGCCCACTCTGCAGGTGGCACGCACCCAGGCGAACGCCAATGACACAGTCCAGGCTGTGACTCAGTTAGACCAGTGGTTTGCCTCATGGGCACGCTGTCTGCCCGTCGATATAATGGCGGGAGCCTACGACCCGGCC from Drosophila yakuba strain Tai18E2 chromosome 3L, Prin_Dyak_Tai18E2_2.1, whole genome shotgun sequence carries:
- the LOC6532444 gene encoding DNA polymerase delta subunit 2, with protein sequence MTNRLETKYENLSSIFLLKGHDYQKQFCHLYAHRLAEMTRLLTPLVQKKWGNKEPIKKLCELRGEQDIHCILIGTIFKHQAHKPSILRDISEENQLAPQPPRQNYSDPEDKIVLEDELQRVRLQGEINGQFLATGVVCAALGGTDSDGFFNVEDMLFYESGPQKPLAPIKTSRFLVLASGLDQLQAHKFVEALNLFQYWLAGSLGNSKEASSMVRLIVAGNSVRSSAMAHVPTLQVARTQANANDTVQAVTQLDQWFASWARCLPVDIMAGAYDPANFMLPQQPFHKCMFPQAAQLATFQAVTNPYSCRLDEALVVGTSGQNVSDLLRSTALDSALDALRCTLTWGHIAPSAPDTLACYPYIDSDPFILRECPHVYYAGNCESFATELHEGAEGKRTRLVCVPKFSKTQSVAVVDLDTLDCRLVNFSVNAE